In Gemmatimonadetes bacterium T265, one DNA window encodes the following:
- the rfaY gene encoding RNA polymerase ECF-type sigma factor, which produces MENAPTGPAVSSEREQHFLTLVHENAARLGRICRVYAPDAEGRKDLHQEILLQLWRALPSFAGASSPSTWLYRVALNTALAHARRRSVRRETSLDAENASADAGATDRGTTDDADEQLDAAERVGRLYAAIDRLNVVDRMLVTMYLDDRSYHEMADVLGISAGNVGVKLHRIRKVLARRLAEETA; this is translated from the coding sequence GTGGAGAACGCCCCAACCGGACCCGCCGTGTCGAGCGAACGCGAGCAGCACTTCCTGACCCTGGTGCACGAGAACGCCGCGCGGTTGGGGCGGATCTGCCGCGTCTACGCGCCCGACGCCGAGGGCCGCAAGGACCTGCACCAGGAGATCCTGCTGCAACTCTGGCGCGCGCTCCCGTCGTTCGCCGGCGCCTCGTCGCCGTCCACCTGGCTCTACCGCGTGGCGCTCAACACCGCCCTCGCCCACGCACGCCGGCGTTCGGTGCGCCGCGAGACCTCGCTCGACGCTGAGAACGCCTCGGCCGACGCGGGCGCGACCGACCGCGGCACGACCGACGACGCCGACGAGCAGCTCGACGCCGCGGAACGGGTCGGGCGGCTGTACGCCGCGATCGACCGCCTGAACGTCGTGGACCGGATGCTCGTGACGATGTACCTCGACGACCGGAGCTACCACGAGATGGCCGACGTGCTCGGCATCAGCGCGGGCAACGTCGGCGTCAAACTCCACCGCATCCGGAAGGTGCTGGCCCGCCGGCTGGCCGAGGAGACCGCATGA
- a CDS encoding multidrug transporter MatE: MRTTVRKWGNSLALRIPSGLAEDAHLRDGVEADVVEGGRRVVARAAAPDVSLETLLAGITPENVHGEQHAGRARGTEVW; this comes from the coding sequence ATGCGCACGACGGTCCGCAAGTGGGGGAACAGCTTGGCACTCCGCATCCCGAGCGGGCTCGCGGAGGACGCCCATCTGCGCGACGGCGTCGAGGCGGACGTCGTCGAGGGGGGCCGCCGCGTGGTCGCGCGGGCCGCCGCTCCTGACGTGTCGCTCGAAACGCTTCTCGCCGGCATCACGCCCGAGAACGTGCACGGCGAGCAGCACGCGGGCCGGGCGCGCGGCACCGAGGTGTGGTGA
- a CDS encoding putative non-hemolytic phospholipase C produces the protein MRPSLPSVIPTPLRAVPRVFRAVLQVAVSALAACGGDNSASRVTGSGGAGGSGGISGPVRPELGKIQHIVVIMQENRSFDHYFGTFPGANGIPMQNGVPTVCVPDPARKGTCVRPYHLSADKNNGGPHMQTDATADVAGGQMSGFIAQAEKSQKGCADPADPACSGAGAIDVMGYHDDREIPNYWAYAKNYVLQDAMFEPNASWSLPAHLFMVSEWSAYCATPDVPSSCRNALQSPNNPGSAQGSYAWTDLTYLLHKAGVSWKYYVAEGTQPDCDDDAAVCPPKPQWATVPGIWNPLLLFTTVRQDSQLVNVQTLDHFDADARNGTLPAVSWVIPNGDVSEHPVSLVSNGQAYVTSVVNAVMQSPNWGSTAIFLAWDDWGGFYDHVTPPHVDGNGYGLRVPGIVISPYARHGYVDHQTLSFDAYAKFIEDVFLKGARLDPATDGRADPRPDVREAAPTLGDLSNDFDFAQAPRTPTVLRAPPLRSLLPRLVHPR, from the coding sequence ATGCGCCCGTCGCTCCCTTCGGTCATTCCAACGCCGCTCCGCGCGGTCCCGCGCGTGTTCCGAGCCGTGCTTCAGGTCGCCGTCTCTGCGCTCGCCGCGTGCGGCGGCGACAACTCGGCGAGTCGCGTCACCGGCTCGGGTGGCGCGGGCGGGTCCGGCGGCATTTCCGGACCGGTGCGCCCCGAACTGGGCAAGATCCAGCACATCGTCGTCATCATGCAGGAAAACCGGTCCTTCGACCACTACTTCGGCACCTTCCCCGGGGCGAACGGGATCCCGATGCAGAACGGGGTGCCGACGGTGTGCGTGCCGGACCCGGCCAGGAAGGGCACGTGCGTCCGCCCGTACCACCTGAGCGCCGACAAGAACAACGGCGGCCCGCACATGCAGACCGACGCGACCGCGGACGTCGCCGGCGGGCAAATGAGCGGCTTCATCGCGCAGGCCGAGAAGAGCCAGAAGGGGTGCGCCGACCCCGCCGACCCGGCGTGCTCGGGCGCCGGCGCGATCGACGTGATGGGCTACCACGACGACCGCGAGATCCCGAACTACTGGGCGTACGCGAAGAATTACGTGCTCCAGGACGCGATGTTCGAGCCGAACGCGTCGTGGAGCCTCCCGGCACACCTCTTCATGGTGAGCGAGTGGTCGGCCTACTGCGCCACGCCCGACGTTCCGTCGAGCTGCCGGAACGCGCTCCAGTCGCCTAACAATCCCGGGAGCGCGCAGGGGTCGTACGCGTGGACCGACCTCACGTACCTGCTGCACAAGGCGGGGGTGAGCTGGAAGTACTACGTCGCGGAGGGGACGCAGCCCGACTGCGACGACGACGCGGCCGTCTGCCCGCCCAAGCCGCAGTGGGCGACCGTGCCCGGCATCTGGAACCCGCTGCTGCTCTTCACCACCGTGCGGCAGGACAGCCAGCTCGTGAACGTCCAGACGCTCGACCACTTCGACGCCGACGCGCGGAACGGGACCCTGCCGGCGGTATCGTGGGTCATCCCGAACGGCGACGTGAGCGAGCACCCGGTCTCGCTCGTGAGCAACGGGCAGGCGTACGTAACGAGCGTCGTCAACGCCGTCATGCAGAGCCCCAACTGGGGCAGCACGGCGATCTTCCTGGCGTGGGACGACTGGGGCGGCTTCTACGACCACGTCACGCCGCCGCACGTGGACGGGAACGGCTACGGGTTGCGCGTGCCCGGGATCGTCATCAGCCCGTACGCCAGGCACGGCTACGTCGACCACCAGACGCTCAGCTTCGACGCCTACGCGAAGTTCATCGAGGACGTCTTCCTGAAGGGCGCGCGCCTCGACCCCGCGACCGACGGCCGCGCCGACCCGCGCCCGGACGTGCGCGAGGCGGCCCCCACGTTAGGCGACCTGTCGAACGACTTCGACTTCGCGCAGGCGCCGCGCACGCCGACGGTCCTCCGCGCGCCGCCGCTCCGGTCGCTGCTGCCGCGGCTGGTGCACCCGCGGTGA
- a CDS encoding catalase, whose product MSIAHRTHTPAAADAPAADAAPATPKDADLRADTTEDRAPLTTNQGQPVSDDQNSLRAGPRGPTLLEDYILREKLQHFDHERIPERVVHARGAGAHGVFRVYDDALASYTSARVLTDPSLETPVFARFSTVAGSRGSADTARDVRGFAVKMYTPDGVWDLVGNNIPVFFIQDAIKFPDLIHAAKPHPHNEIPQAQTAHDTFWDFVSLTPESMHMIMWIMSDRSIPRAFQMMEGFGVHTFRLVNAAGESTFVKFHWKPALGAHSLVWDEAQRLAGKDPDFHRRTLFDAIDTGQFPEWELGVQLFSEADAARWDFDVLDATKIVPEDLVPVRRVGHMTLNRNPDNYFSETEQVAFNTTHVVPGIDFSDDPLLQGRNFSYLDTQLSRLGSPNFHELPINRSLAPVSNNQRDAHMRHTINKGRVAYAPASLDGHSPDEATPARGGFVSYPEQVDGPKVRARSETFGDHYGQARLFWNSMTPVEREHIAKALEFELSMVQAPHVRRRMVGHLARINETLALQVGRALGEPDAVRQAPARPDGTADSAAETAALAGATSPTTASGGLQRTSGLSLVEGQPGSARGRKVAILVAEGVDAAQVEAARAGLAAAGAVGEVVGPALGMVPAADGAAPGAAAGAAVDAKRTFANAASVLYDAVYVPGGAASAATLRQTGDARAFVSEAYKHGKPIAVTAEGLQLLGASEVGALLDQRGAGDDLPAHGVLVVDGPDGTRAAEALVAALARHRFPDRPGLEQPRGRRVFRQRRRRLARARACPPDRCAPTDTRFAVVGRRGRGEAGDNG is encoded by the coding sequence ATGTCCATCGCCCACCGCACGCACACCCCGGCGGCCGCCGACGCTCCTGCCGCCGATGCCGCGCCGGCCACGCCGAAAGACGCGGACCTCCGCGCCGACACGACCGAGGACCGCGCGCCGCTGACGACCAACCAGGGGCAGCCGGTCAGCGACGACCAGAACTCGCTGCGCGCCGGCCCGCGGGGCCCCACGCTCCTCGAGGACTACATCCTCCGCGAGAAGCTCCAGCACTTCGACCACGAGCGCATCCCCGAGCGCGTCGTCCACGCCCGCGGGGCGGGCGCGCACGGCGTGTTCCGCGTCTACGACGACGCGCTCGCGTCCTACACCAGCGCGCGCGTGCTCACCGACCCGTCGCTCGAGACGCCGGTGTTCGCGCGCTTCTCGACCGTCGCCGGGTCGCGCGGCTCGGCCGACACGGCCCGCGACGTGCGCGGGTTCGCCGTCAAGATGTACACGCCCGACGGCGTGTGGGACCTCGTCGGCAACAACATCCCGGTGTTCTTCATCCAAGACGCGATCAAGTTCCCCGACCTGATCCACGCCGCCAAGCCGCACCCGCACAACGAGATCCCGCAGGCCCAGACGGCCCACGACACGTTCTGGGACTTCGTCTCGCTCACGCCCGAGTCGATGCACATGATCATGTGGATCATGAGCGACCGCTCGATCCCGCGCGCGTTCCAGATGATGGAGGGCTTCGGCGTGCACACCTTCCGCCTCGTCAACGCGGCGGGCGAGTCGACGTTCGTCAAGTTCCACTGGAAGCCCGCGTTAGGCGCGCACTCGCTCGTCTGGGACGAGGCGCAGCGCCTCGCCGGCAAGGACCCGGACTTCCACCGCCGCACGCTCTTCGACGCGATCGACACGGGGCAGTTCCCCGAGTGGGAGCTCGGCGTCCAGCTCTTCTCCGAAGCCGACGCGGCCAGGTGGGACTTCGACGTGCTCGACGCGACGAAGATCGTCCCCGAGGACCTCGTGCCCGTACGGCGCGTCGGGCACATGACCCTCAACCGCAACCCCGACAACTACTTCTCGGAGACCGAGCAGGTCGCCTTCAACACGACGCACGTCGTGCCCGGCATCGACTTCTCCGACGACCCGCTGCTGCAGGGGCGGAACTTCTCCTACCTCGACACGCAGCTCAGCCGGCTCGGCTCGCCCAACTTCCACGAGCTGCCAATCAACCGCTCGCTCGCGCCGGTCAGCAACAACCAGCGCGACGCGCACATGCGGCACACGATCAACAAGGGGCGGGTGGCGTACGCGCCGGCGTCGCTCGACGGCCACTCGCCCGACGAGGCCACGCCCGCGCGCGGCGGCTTCGTCAGCTACCCCGAACAGGTCGACGGCCCCAAGGTGCGCGCCCGGAGCGAGACGTTCGGCGACCACTACGGGCAGGCACGGCTGTTCTGGAACAGCATGACGCCGGTCGAGCGCGAGCACATCGCGAAGGCGCTCGAGTTCGAGCTGAGCATGGTGCAGGCGCCGCACGTGCGGCGGCGGATGGTCGGGCACCTCGCCCGCATCAACGAGACGCTCGCCCTCCAGGTAGGGCGGGCGCTCGGCGAGCCGGATGCGGTGCGGCAGGCCCCCGCGCGTCCGGACGGCACCGCCGACTCGGCGGCCGAGACGGCGGCGCTGGCCGGCGCGACGTCGCCGACCACCGCGTCCGGCGGGCTGCAGCGCACGAGCGGGCTGAGCCTGGTCGAGGGCCAGCCCGGGTCGGCCCGGGGGCGCAAGGTGGCGATCCTCGTGGCCGAGGGCGTCGACGCGGCGCAGGTCGAGGCGGCGCGCGCCGGGCTCGCGGCGGCGGGCGCGGTCGGCGAGGTCGTCGGGCCCGCGTTAGGCATGGTCCCCGCCGCGGACGGGGCGGCGCCCGGCGCGGCCGCCGGCGCCGCGGTCGATGCGAAGCGCACGTTCGCCAACGCCGCCTCGGTACTCTACGACGCGGTGTACGTCCCGGGCGGCGCCGCGAGCGCCGCGACGCTCCGGCAGACCGGCGACGCGCGCGCGTTCGTGAGCGAGGCGTACAAGCACGGCAAGCCGATCGCGGTCACCGCGGAGGGGCTGCAGCTGCTCGGCGCGTCCGAGGTCGGGGCCCTGCTCGACCAGCGCGGCGCCGGCGACGACCTGCCCGCGCACGGCGTGCTGGTGGTCGACGGCCCCGACGGCACGCGCGCCGCGGAGGCGCTCGTCGCCGCCCTCGCCCGGCACCGCTTCCCCGACCGGCCGGGGCTCGAGCAGCCGCGCGGCCGCCGTGTTTTTCGGCAACGACGTCGACGTCTGGCGCGCGCACGAGCGTGCCCGCCAGACCGCTGTGCGCCCACGGATACGCGGTTCGCGGTCGTCGGGAGGCGCGGACGAGGTGAGGCGGGCGACAACGGTTAG
- a CDS encoding TonB-dependent receptor, translating to MPGVRHLFGAAPAAIACVAGLAATARAQSTNGTLITGTVASARAPVVGATVRLVELDRVTRTDARGEFRFADLPRGTYRVFVIVPGFAAASARVVVGAAGAPAPVAFALTPSAVPLQEVVVSASPVARPAAEEVQSTASKGRVALLDSPGASFAEKLADVPGVTVRQNGSAPSRPILRGLGDNEVLVLENGLRTGDIATYDPAHATPIEAIGVAQVDVVRGPATILYGPSTIGGVVNVITSMIPEVADHPLSGTVAAEGNTVNDQAAGYVNAVASGEHQAFRLSAGGVHAQDTRIPAGVYTDPASGAAFDLRRLPQTFDRSAEAGAGYAYQGGFGSAGVGFKHYEMNYGIPGVPPNADFEAAPPTTSRIAQRRNTLEGRALFAGDGAVAQQWRVTASYNDYTHSEFPTAQDSTGVSSPQANHFHKRELNAVVQLQHRPVGRLTGTLGLWTDVQDLTIAGDQPLGPNSRTTGVAGYAFEEYQADAATRLQGAVRYDYNGIRTRPYPASTDSVFQTLRASRRSDAVTASLGAIRQLTPHVTGTFSVARSFRAPTVQELFANGLDAASGTYSVGTAGLGPETGLGVDASLRGTFDRVTFAVSPFANTIHHYIYGFLRGDTIQAFPVRQFAATDARLLGGEASLSVQPAEHVALGAATDYVRAEDTDHHVPLPFIPPLRGLLRGTYEDQTYRGTVEWRLAARQTRLGDGDTPTGGYGVVNVGAGVRFVQRGAREGVVHHLALHVDNVFNRVYRDNLSVIKDFLPQPGRGVRLTYELAY from the coding sequence ATGCCCGGAGTGCGACACCTGTTCGGCGCGGCGCCGGCGGCGATCGCGTGCGTCGCGGGGCTCGCCGCGACCGCGCGGGCGCAGTCGACCAACGGAACGCTGATCACCGGAACGGTCGCGAGCGCGCGGGCCCCGGTCGTCGGCGCCACGGTGCGCCTCGTCGAGCTCGACCGCGTGACGCGCACCGACGCGCGGGGCGAGTTCCGCTTCGCCGACCTGCCGCGCGGCACGTATCGCGTGTTCGTGATCGTGCCGGGCTTCGCCGCGGCGAGCGCGCGGGTCGTGGTCGGCGCCGCGGGCGCGCCGGCCCCGGTCGCCTTCGCGCTCACGCCATCGGCCGTCCCGCTTCAGGAGGTGGTCGTCTCCGCGTCCCCGGTCGCGCGCCCGGCCGCCGAAGAGGTGCAGTCGACGGCCTCGAAGGGGCGGGTCGCGCTGCTCGACAGTCCGGGGGCGAGCTTCGCCGAGAAGCTCGCCGACGTCCCGGGCGTGACCGTGCGCCAGAACGGCTCGGCCCCGTCGCGCCCGATCCTGCGCGGCCTCGGCGACAACGAGGTGCTCGTGCTCGAGAACGGCCTGCGCACGGGCGACATCGCGACCTACGACCCCGCGCACGCGACGCCGATCGAGGCGATCGGGGTCGCGCAGGTCGACGTGGTGCGCGGCCCGGCGACGATCCTCTACGGCCCGAGCACGATCGGCGGCGTGGTGAACGTGATCACGAGCATGATCCCGGAGGTCGCCGACCACCCCCTCTCGGGTACGGTAGCGGCGGAGGGCAACACCGTGAACGACCAGGCGGCCGGCTACGTCAACGCGGTCGCGAGCGGCGAGCACCAGGCGTTCCGCCTCTCCGCCGGCGGCGTGCACGCGCAGGACACCCGCATCCCCGCGGGCGTCTACACCGACCCGGCGAGCGGCGCGGCCTTCGACCTCCGCCGCCTCCCGCAGACCTTCGACCGCAGCGCGGAGGCGGGCGCGGGCTACGCGTACCAGGGCGGCTTCGGCTCGGCCGGCGTCGGGTTCAAGCACTACGAGATGAACTACGGCATCCCGGGCGTGCCGCCCAACGCCGACTTCGAAGCGGCGCCGCCGACCACCTCGCGGATCGCGCAGCGGCGGAACACGCTCGAGGGGCGCGCCCTGTTCGCGGGCGACGGCGCGGTCGCGCAGCAGTGGCGCGTGACCGCGAGCTACAACGACTACACGCACTCCGAGTTCCCGACCGCGCAGGACTCGACCGGCGTCTCGTCGCCGCAGGCCAACCACTTCCACAAGCGCGAGCTGAACGCCGTCGTGCAGCTCCAGCACCGCCCCGTCGGCCGGCTCACCGGCACGTTAGGCCTGTGGACCGACGTCCAGGACCTGACGATCGCCGGCGACCAGCCGTTGGGCCCCAACTCGCGGACGACCGGGGTCGCGGGCTACGCCTTCGAGGAGTACCAGGCGGACGCGGCCACCCGGCTGCAGGGCGCCGTGCGGTACGACTACAACGGCATCCGGACGCGGCCGTACCCCGCGTCCACCGACTCGGTCTTCCAGACGCTCCGCGCGTCCCGCCGCTCCGACGCCGTCACCGCGTCGCTCGGCGCGATCCGGCAGCTCACCCCGCACGTCACGGGCACGTTCAGCGTCGCCCGCTCGTTCCGCGCCCCGACCGTGCAGGAGCTGTTCGCGAACGGGCTCGACGCCGCGAGCGGGACGTACTCGGTCGGCACCGCGGGCCTCGGCCCCGAGACGGGGCTCGGCGTGGACGCGTCGCTCCGCGGGACCTTCGACCGCGTCACGTTCGCCGTGTCCCCGTTCGCCAACACGATCCACCACTATATCTACGGGTTCCTCCGCGGCGACACGATCCAGGCGTTCCCCGTCCGCCAGTTCGCCGCGACCGACGCGCGCCTGTTAGGCGGGGAGGCGAGCCTGAGCGTGCAGCCGGCCGAGCACGTCGCGCTCGGCGCGGCCACCGACTACGTGCGCGCGGAGGACACCGACCACCACGTGCCGCTCCCGTTCATCCCGCCGCTCCGCGGGCTGCTCCGCGGGACGTACGAGGACCAGACCTACCGCGGCACCGTCGAGTGGCGCCTCGCCGCGCGCCAGACGCGGCTCGGCGACGGCGACACGCCGACCGGCGGCTACGGCGTGGTGAACGTCGGCGCGGGCGTGCGGTTCGTGCAGCGCGGCGCGCGCGAGGGCGTCGTGCACCACCTCGCGCTGCACGTCGACAACGTGTTCAACCGCGTCTACCGCGACAACCTGTCGGTCATCAAGGACTTCCTGCCGCAGCCGGGGCGCGGGGTCCGCCTGACCTACGAGCTCGCGTACTGA
- a CDS encoding carboxylic ester hydrolase produces the protein MTRISRRQFLSSASLAAGAVGLSGLAFASGVHGGQEGVVVDTAYGKLRGVREAGVSIFRGVPYAGRVSGDRRFRRPAPLEPWTGVRDALRLGPPSIQPPKSTYGINEPPPAEDCLVLNVWTPAADGGRRPVMFYNHGGGFERGSGGSRGQDGANLARHFDVVVVETNHRLGLLGYLYLDEVAGEAYAGSGNNGVLDIVDGLRWVRQNIAAFGGDPGNVMVFGESGGGAKTSCVYAMPSAASLFNKASIESGPGVRMTPREDAAATTALLLKQMNIAPGEWHRLLEVSAADLLALQMRLPSVAHSAAPGRTAGGPRHPIGIGPAAPGGFAPVVDGVVLPHHPFDPAAPNVSRDKPLVVGWNEDEYTFVAWANKDTSGFGLDWGGVRAKLASQFGADAARIVDTYRGSRPAASPTDVYVAVETVTMMGLGSVAIAERKAAQGGAPAYLYNFGYKSEVKVPGTDYPMGTPHAADIAFKFNNVDTPSPFSGARPERFVASRHMAEFWTTFARTGRPAAAGQPAWPAYDLARRATMRIDTTCAVIEDRHRPEREMWAALGYLDPAGRPNARPRT, from the coding sequence ATGACTCGCATCTCCCGCCGGCAGTTCCTTTCGTCCGCGTCGCTCGCCGCGGGTGCGGTCGGCCTCTCCGGCCTCGCGTTCGCGTCGGGCGTTCACGGTGGGCAGGAGGGCGTCGTGGTGGACACGGCGTACGGCAAGCTCCGCGGCGTGCGGGAGGCCGGCGTGAGCATCTTCCGGGGCGTGCCCTACGCCGGGCGCGTGTCGGGCGATCGGCGCTTCCGCCGGCCCGCGCCGCTCGAGCCGTGGACCGGCGTGCGCGACGCGCTGCGGCTCGGGCCGCCGTCCATCCAGCCGCCCAAGTCCACGTACGGCATCAACGAGCCGCCGCCGGCCGAGGACTGTCTCGTGCTGAACGTCTGGACGCCCGCGGCCGACGGCGGCCGGCGCCCGGTGATGTTCTACAACCACGGCGGCGGGTTCGAGCGGGGATCCGGCGGGAGCCGCGGGCAGGACGGCGCCAACCTCGCCCGCCACTTCGACGTGGTCGTCGTCGAGACCAACCACCGCCTGGGGTTGCTCGGCTATCTGTACCTCGACGAGGTCGCGGGCGAGGCGTACGCGGGCTCTGGGAACAACGGCGTGCTCGACATCGTCGACGGGCTGCGGTGGGTGCGGCAGAACATCGCGGCGTTCGGCGGCGACCCGGGGAACGTGATGGTGTTCGGTGAATCGGGCGGGGGCGCGAAGACCTCGTGCGTCTACGCGATGCCGAGCGCGGCCTCGCTCTTCAACAAGGCGTCGATCGAGAGCGGTCCGGGCGTCCGCATGACCCCGCGCGAGGACGCCGCCGCGACGACGGCGCTCCTGCTCAAGCAGATGAACATCGCGCCGGGCGAGTGGCATCGGTTGTTGGAGGTCAGCGCCGCCGACCTGCTGGCGTTGCAGATGCGGCTGCCCTCGGTCGCGCACTCGGCGGCGCCGGGTCGGACGGCCGGGGGGCCGCGCCATCCGATCGGGATCGGGCCCGCGGCGCCGGGCGGCTTCGCGCCGGTCGTGGACGGCGTCGTGCTGCCGCACCACCCGTTCGACCCGGCGGCGCCTAACGTATCGCGCGACAAGCCGCTGGTGGTCGGGTGGAACGAGGACGAGTACACCTTCGTCGCCTGGGCGAATAAGGACACGAGCGGGTTCGGGCTGGACTGGGGCGGCGTGCGGGCCAAGCTGGCCTCGCAATTCGGCGCGGACGCGGCGCGCATCGTGGACACGTACCGGGGGAGCCGGCCCGCGGCGTCCCCGACGGACGTCTACGTCGCGGTCGAGACGGTGACGATGATGGGGCTCGGCTCCGTCGCGATCGCGGAGCGCAAGGCCGCGCAGGGGGGCGCGCCCGCGTATTTATACAACTTCGGATACAAGTCGGAGGTGAAGGTCCCGGGCACGGACTACCCGATGGGCACGCCGCACGCGGCCGACATCGCGTTCAAGTTCAACAACGTGGACACGCCGAGCCCGTTCTCGGGCGCCCGGCCGGAGCGGTTCGTCGCGTCGCGCCACATGGCCGAGTTCTGGACCACCTTCGCCCGCACCGGCCGGCCCGCGGCGGCGGGCCAACCCGCCTGGCCCGCCTACGACCTCGCCCGGCGCGCGACGATGCGGATCGACACGACGTGCGCGGTGATCGAGGACCGGCACCGGCCGGAGCGGGAGATGTGGGCGGCGCTGGGCTACCTCGACCCCGCGGGTCGGCCTAACGCGCGGCCCCGGACGTGA